The genomic stretch TAATATTCTTTGTTTGTCAGTGTAGATTTGCATTGTCCCTCTTGTCATTCTTTTTCCATTTCATCAGTTTTGCAGAAAGATATACTTCAATGTCGCTATTGTCATTGCTAGTCTATTTTTTCTTAAGTCTGTAGAAAGATACACCTAAATGTTTTTTCCCAGAAGCATGTTTAGGTAGTGAAAATTTGGGTGGGTGACGTGACACCATGGTTGTTTAGCATTGGTGAAAATTTACACTAGGTTACGCCTTTCCCTAAGCCCCACCGGGGGCAGTACGCTCTAAGGGTCATTGCGTAAATACTCGTTTTCCCAAGGAATAGATCTACCGGTGCTTTTCTCAAGTTTCGGTATTCGGTTAATTTGTTAGTCTCTAATCATAAGTTTTCTTGATATTTTAGACAATATTATTCTAGTCCAAGGATGAAAGTTGCATCAACTCACTATGTTCGACCAAGTGTCATATGCTCTATGAAGTTAGTCTTCAGATCTAAACCCTCATCCTTGGTCTCACTTATCATTGTGTGTTTATTTGTCTATAGTGTGAAGTATCTAAGTTAGAATTTTAGATACTTGTTACTGATTGTTTTGTTCAACTACCATCTGCATCCTCTAATTTGCTTTGTAAACGGAAAGCAATGCCCCAGCAGTGAGAAGCTCGAGCTGTGAGGACCCACCtccgcaacatgatcatcatgccAGAAATAATAGGAATCCTTGTGGGGATTTACAACGGAAAGATGTTCAACCAGGTTGAGATCAAGCCTGAGATAATTGGCCACTACCTTGCGGAGTTCTCCCTCTCCTACAAGCCAGTCAAGCACGGGAGGCCCGGTACTGGTGCCACGCACTCTTCAAGGTTCATTCTCCTCAACTTTTTCTTTTGAGCTCGGGGATTTAGTGTTATTATCTCGTTTTATGTAGTAACTCTTGGTTCCGAGTTTCTAAGTATACTGTCCGTCTAAGGAGCATTAGTGTGTGAAAATTGAACTAATCTGTTCCAGATTTTGAAGTTACCCAAGCTTTGCTGAAGTTTAGCTTTCATTCATCATATCTGTTTGTATGATTGTTACTCTTGGTCCAAAATTTATGTTACATCTTCAGTTTTTCTTAATTCTGTATTCTCTCAGTCTTAACTTCAATTTTAAGTATTCTCATTTTTCAGACTCTTGATTCCAACCTACGGCCCTAATGGCTCATCTCCGTCCGGCATGAATCAGGCGCCAACAGTAGCTGCTGCACAAGCGCCATCAGCAACCGCTGCTCTTCTCCTCAAGGTACCTCTCTATCTGGTGCTTCCTCTCTGTCTCTCCCTCTGCGGTAGCTGGATGTTTCGAAGTCACTAGCTCATCTATAGTATCAAGTTGATGATGAAATTTTGTGAAGAGCATAATTCACGGACATGTACAATTGTAGTAGTGTTACCAAGTCGCAACACTCAATCGGAATGCTCACTTCTATGATCTTGCTTATGCCACACCATAAACATATGAATAGTGCGCGAGTAACATAAATATTACAGTAAGAACCAACAAATTTAGTGTTTAATTCTGCCACCCATGATTACATCATTGACACAACTATGTTTTTATTTGATCTCCCTAGTTTCCATCTTGGTTTGGGTTCACCGAGGAAGATACACTTGGCTGACATAGGGGTTGATGTTCATCATTTGGTTCTGTGGCTTTCTTGGACTTCTTCGTTTTTGTTCCATGTCCCTCAGTTTGCGAACCTGTCATCGAAGAAATGTTAGTCATCAGTAGCTTATAGATTTTTGCTATATGCACAGTAAGAAAATAAATCTCACCATTgtcccttttcttttgttttcttggcTTTTTTGGTAAATTGAAGACCAAATGCAGCTTTTCACAATTTTTCTTTGTATGCTTATTAGAACCACAGTGGCTGCAACTATAGAATTTATTCTGCTTAATTCTTTCTTTTATAGTCAGCAACCTAGGGCGGCCCTTTGTATCAACAACATCTGGGTCAAGTAGGTGTATGTTCGATGCACTTTCAGCAGTAGGGTCTAAATTGACAACTGTCCGCGCTGAACTGTTTTGTCCCATTTCTGAGACCTGTTCATCTTCATTGTTCATTCTTGCCATTTCTGCTTCTATCCTTGGTATCTCTTGCAGCAAGTACTGGTAATTTCTTTTGGTTTTTGAACCAATCGAAGCTGTGTATCCCAACAATCTAGATAGAACATTAAATCTCAGAACAATGCTGTCCTCATTTTACTGGTGGACTGGAAGATTGAATAGTTTTTTCTGTCTTTTCCGCcacctatctattatatacttttCCGGGATCTTGTCTATTTGTAGTTGCAGCATTACTTTCAAGATGTGAGAGCAAAGCGAACCATCCTTATCAAACTTGCAGCATATGCATGAGTAGTCCTGGTTTTGTAGATTCACTTGGACTAGGTAATCTCTGTGTCTGTGCTCTTTTATTGGGTAATTGGTTGCCTGAAATACCCAGTATATCTTGCccttctcatcttctctgatttgTAGTCTTGTAACATCATTTAGGATTTTCTGGAATTTCCTAAAGATGGAAATATTGTAGAGCTCATGGGCTTGTCTTTCGATGTAGTATGCAGTTAGGAACTTCTTTTCTTTAACTCTTTTGTTTACTACATTATGATCTAATTCATCCTCATTTGCATGCATTGTGTCCATTATCCGCTGGTACTCCCGCAGGAAGCTTGTCATGCTGAACTGTGGTCCTACCCCCTTTTTAAACAATGCATTAGTGCCTTCACTTCTAGCTGTTGTTTGGATGAAGGGGAAGAACTTATTCTTGAAGTAAACCGGAACCCACTACATGCTGCTTTTCCGAGATATCCTGAAATATCTTTATGTGCCCCACTTTATACTCGATTATCATTGCCTGCCATAGTGTTTCAAATTCATGGACTGTCAATGATTTATCTATTATGTCCTGCATTTCCTCATACAACCCTTCATTTGCTTGGAACACCGGCCCTCCTTTATCATCAATATTTTTCTTAACATGAAACAAGCAACATCTGTGTATTGAATCTCTGAAAATAGTGGGTATTGCACTCGCCATTCCTCTATCTTGGTCAGTTATAATTGATTTTGGGCACTTGCCACCCATTGCTTTCTTGAACTCTCGGAAACACCACTCAAAACTGTCGGCTGTTTCATTTATAATGAATGCACATGCAAATAGGTAGGCTTTTCCGTGtggcgatgatacgtctccaacgtatcgataatttcttgtgttccatgccacattattgatgttatctacatgttttatgcacactttatatcatattcgtgcattttctggaactaacctattaacaagatgccgaagtgccgattctttgttttactgctgtttttggtttcagaaatcctagaaaagaaatattctcggaattggacgaaataaaagcccagaggcctattttctcacgaagcttccggaagaccagaagacgagacgaagaggggccacgggggagccaaaccctagggcggcgcggcccccttggccgcgcggcctgtggtgtgggccccccgtgccgcctcttgacttgcccttccgcctacaaatagcctccgtgacgaaacccccgatgcagagagccacgatacggaaaacattgcgagacgccgtcgccgccgatcccatctcgggggatcctggagatcgcctcggcaccctgccggagaggggattcatctccNNNNNNNNNNNNNNNNNNNNNNNNNNNNNNNNNNNNNNNNNNNNNNNNNNNNNNNNNNNNNNNNNNNNNNNNNNNNNNNNNNNNNNNNNNNNNNNNNNNNTTTTAACAATATGTAgtcattcattaataggtgcaaggtacatgatgcaagagtttaaacatgatctatatgagcacaacaattgccaagtatcaaattattcaagacattataccatttaccacatgcggcattttccgtttccaaccatatatcaatgaacgaggtagttcaaccttcgcaatgaacattaaaaataaagctaagaacacatgtgttcatacgaaacagcggagcgtgtctctctcccacacaaagaatgctaggatccgacttattcaaacaaaaacaaaaataaacgaacagacgctccaagtaaagcacataagatgtgactgaataaaaatatagtttcattagaggaacctgataatgttgtcgatgaagaaggggatgccttgggcatccccaagcttagatgcttgagtcttcttgaaatatgcagggatgaaccacgggggcatccccaagcttagacttttcactcttcttgatcatattgtatcatcctcctctcttgatccttgaaaacttcctccacaccaaactcaaaacaaactcattagagtgttagtgcatatttcatatattcagaggtgacataataattcttaacacttctggacattgcacaaagctactgaaagttaatggaacaaagaaatccatcaaacatagcaaaacaggcaatgcgaaataaaaggcagaatctgtcaaaacagaacagtccgtaaagacgaattttacaggggcacttaacttgctcagatgaaaatactcaaattgaatgaaagttgcgtacatatctgaggatcacgcacgtaaatttgcagatttttctgagttacctacagagaattctgcccagattcgtgacagcaagaaatctgtttctgcgcagtaatccaaatctagtattgactttactatcaaagactttacttggcacaacaatgcaataaaataacgataaggagaggttgctacagtagtaacaacttccaagactcaaatataaaacaaaggtactgtagtaaaaacatgggttgtctcccataagcgcttttctttaacgcctttcagctaggcgcagaaagtgtgaatcaagtattatcaagagatgaagcattgacatcaaAATTTTTCTCACAAACaagacttgttgcagagggtaccttatatgctccattatctaaatttcccatagtggtactaagggttttatcaattttaggcttataataattctttggcttaggcaccttagagacatacatgaatttttgctccttgcccacataagctttctccttaaatttaagagaagaaaaagttgaacccaattttcccatagcttcttcaagtttaccaattctatgggtttgattatcatggatagcacaagtttctaaagtagcaattctttcattaattcctcctagggatttatcaagtttatcgtattatcaagtaataccccagcttagtctcaacacttggaagatttttctctatggcttccaactttttcatgacatcctcaagagagatttcaattttagtttctttaacaggtggtattccaactagactctcaatgatgcaactagcttctaaagcaggagtacctaggaaattaccccccgaaagagtatcaagaacatacctattccagcctagatataccaacataaaagttcctaagtaggataatagtggagtgtttcttagtgcacctatgatgagcatcactaattctataccaagcatctttaaaactttctccaccttgttgcttaaaagaacgaacttcaacttcaggattactcattttagcaatagtaaataaagcaaactaggtaaagtaaatgcaagtaactaatttttttgtgttttttgatatagagaacaagatagtaaataaagtaaaactagcaactaatttttttgtgttttgttttagtgcagcaaacaaagtagcaaataaagtaaagtaaagcaagacaaaaacaaagtaaagagattggaagtggagactccccttgcagcgtgtcttgatctccccggcaacggcaccagaaaatagtcttgatgcgcgtgagacacacgtccgttgggaaccccaagaggaaggtgtgatgtgcacagcagtaagttttccctcagaaagaaaccaaggtttatcgaaccagtaggagccaagaagcacgttgaaggttgatggcggcgaagtgtagtgcgacgcaacaccagggattccggcgccaacatggaatctgcacaacacaaccaaagtactttgccccaacgtaacagtgaggttgtcaatctcaccggcttgttgtgaacaaaggattaaccgtattgtgtggaagatgattgtttgcgaagaacagtaaagaacaagtattgcagtagattgtatttcagatgtaaagaataggagcggggtccacagatcactagtggtgtctctcccataagataaatagcatgttgggtgaacaaattacagttgggcaattgacaaataaagaaggcataacaatgcacatacatatatcatgatgagtactatgagatttaatcagagcattacgacaaagtacatagaccgccatccagcatgcatctatgcctaaaaagtccactttcaggttatcatccgaaccccttccgtattaagttgcaagcaacagacaattgcattaagtatggtgcgtaatgtaatcaacacaaatatccttagacaaagcatcgatgttttatccctagtggcaacaagacatccacaaccttagaactttcgtcaccgtccctgcatttaatggaggcatgaacccactatcgagcataaatactccctcttggagtcacaagtatcaacttggccagagcttctactagcaacggagagcatgcaagaacataaacaactcatatatgatagattgataatcaacttgacatagtattcaatatccatcggatcccaacaaacacaacatgtaggattatgatgtctacgggtgcttctattcttgtagacagtgttgggcctccaagagcagaggtttgtagaacagcagcaagtttcccttaagtggatcacccaaggtttatcgaactcagggagtaagagctcaaagatatccctctcatgcaaccctgcaaccacaaagcaagaagtctcttgtgtccccaacacacctaataggtgcactagttcggcgaagagatagtgaaatacaagtggtatgaatgaatatgagcaagtagtacggcgccgtaaaagtgcttgccggcgtgcgcttgatggtagtaatattgcaggaagtaaacatgcagcagaacagtaaacaagcagcgatagcagtatttaggaacaaggcctaggaatcatactttcactagtggacactctcaacattgatcacataacagaataaatagatagatgctagactctacaccctcttgttggatgatgaacaccactaaccgtgtaggattacacgaaccctcaatgccggaagttaacaagctccacaatattcaatattcatatttaaataaccttagagtgcatgacagatcaacataaccaaaccaagtactaacatagcatgcacactcgtcaccttcacactacgaaaggaggaatagatcacatcaatactatcatagcaatagttaacttcataatctacaagagatcacaatcatagcctacgccaagtactacacgatgcacacactgtcaccattacaccgtgcaagaggaataaactactttaataacatcactagagtagcacacagatagattgtgatacaaaacgcattgcaatcataaagagatataaataagcacttcactatgccattcataacagtgaataagtattctgtgaaatatatcctaagagacccacacggtgcacacactgtcacctttacacacgtgggacaaggagtctccggagatcacataagtaaaatccacttgactagcataatgacatctagattacaagcatcatcatatgaatctcaatcatgtaaggcagctcatgagattattgtattgaagcacataggagagagatgaaccacatagctaccggtacagccccgagcctcgatggagaactactccctcctcatgggagacagcagcgttgatgaagatggcggtggtgtcgatggagaagccttccggggcacttccccgtcccggcggcgtgccgaacggagactcctgtcccccggatcttggcttcgcgatggcggcggctctggaaggttttctctggtttcgtcgaacgtgatagggttttcgcgacggagaccttaagtaggcagaagggcaggtcagggggccacacgagggccccacacgacaggacggcgcggccaaggcccaggccgcgcctccctggtgtctggccacctcggtggccccacttcgtaagtcctccggtcttctggaagcttcgtgtaaaaataggcccctgggcgttgatttcgtccaattccgagaatatttccttactaggatttctgaaaccaaaaacagcgaaaacaacgaaactggcccttcggcatctcgtcaataggttagttccggaaaacgcataataatgacatataatgtgtataaaacatgtatatatcatcaataatgtggcatggaacataagaaattatcgatacgtcggagacgtatcagcatccccaagcttagttcctgctcgtcccgagcgagtaaacgataacaaagataatttccggagtgacatgccatcataaccttgatcatactattgtaagcatatgtaatgaatgcagcgatcaaaacaatggtaatgacatgagtaaacaaatgaatcataaagcaaagacttttcatgaatagtactttcaagacaagcatcaataagtcttgcataggagttaactcataaagcaataattcaaagtaaaaggtattgaagcaacataaaggaagattaagtttcagcggttgctttcaacttataacatgtatatctcatggataattgtcaatgtaaagtaatataacaagtgcaatatgcaagtatgtaggaatcaatcaatgcacagttcacacaagtgtttgcttcttgaggtggagagaaataggtgaactgactcaacataaaagtaaaagaaaggtccttcaaagaggaaagcatcgattgctatatttgtgctagagcttttattttgaaaacatgaaacaattttgtcaacggtagtaataaagcatatgtatcatgtaaattatatcttacaagttgcaagcctcatgcatagtatactagtagtgcccgcaccttgtcctaattagcttgggttaacaccgatcatcattgcataacatatgtttcaaccaagtgtcacaaaggggtacctctatgccgctcgtacaagggtctaaggagaaagttcgcattggatttctcgcttttggtcattcttcaacttagacacccataccgggataacatagacaacgagataatggactcctcttttaatgcttaagcattcaacaacgattaatattctcataagagattgaggttttatgtccaaactgaaacttccaccatgattcatggctttagttagcggcccaatgttcttctctaacgagtatgcatactcaaaccatttggttgtgaaaaccgcccttacttcggacaagacgaacatgcatagcaactcacatgatattcaacaaagagttgatggcgtccccaggaacatggttatcgcacaacaagcaacttaataagagataaagtgcataagtacatattcaataccacaatagtttttaaggctattttgtcccatgagctatatattgcaaatgcgaatgatggaattttaaaggtagcactcaagcaatttactttggaatgacggagaaataccatgtagtaggtaggtatggtggacacaaatggcatagtggttggctcaaggatttggatgcacgagaagaattcctctcaatacaaggataggctagcaaggttgtttgaaacaaacacaaggatgaaccggtgcagcaaaactcacataaaagacatattgtaaatattataagactctacaccgtcttccttgttgttcaaactctttactagaaattatctagaccttagagagaccaattatgcaaaccaaattttagcaagctctatgtatttcttcattaataggtgcaaagtatatgatgcaagagcttaaacatgagcacaacaattgccaagtatcaaattatccaagacattttatcaattactacatgtagcatttcccgtttccaaccatataacaattaacgaagcagtttcaaccttcgccatgaacattaaaagctaagaacacatgtgttcatatgaaccagcggagcgtgtctctctcccacacaagcatttattcaaacataaacaaaaacaaacagacgctccaagtaaagtacataagatgtgatcgaataaaa from Lolium rigidum isolate FL_2022 chromosome 4, APGP_CSIRO_Lrig_0.1, whole genome shotgun sequence encodes the following:
- the LOC124647333 gene encoding 40S ribosomal protein S15-3-like, with the protein product MMIMLRRWVLTGSGFSPAGALLSCLQSKLEDADARAVRTHLRNMIIMPEIIGILVGIYNGKMFNQVEIKPEIIGHYLAEFSLSYKPVKHGRPGTGATHSSRLLIPTYGPNGSSPSGMNQAPTVAAAQAPSATAALLLKQVLLQHYFQDVRAKRTILIKLAAYA